The Candidatus Obscuribacterales bacterium genome includes a region encoding these proteins:
- a CDS encoding NYN domain-containing protein, whose protein sequence is MAREKLLLGFGVAVFGLVAGVSWGMDRDIRRSLLSGTVALASTYAGGMIVQGDREIPSEAIAPQAAADPPTRPPASDEVAVFWDYENVKVAAQGVKAPLAESLISYSESKGHPRFKMVYANWRREREPLVQALYSLGFEPIHVSTGKENSVDIKLTVDCLNTAHHYPEIQQFIIVTADRDFVPLVTALRTLRKRVTLIGRTETASEQLLLSANEFIDLEKLSADGAYPTLAETPEPPSLISYADAIACLTESISQARDQGKSTRFGPTDLLMRANSRFSYSGFQSIRQEQGEPFSNFSAFIAKAEAEGIVKVYTLSGFKELFLPNEDPETESEFSSDLPGDLDRHHWAIILEQVCLSFQDGQPGPTYGRFLVIFKYVRQAKKDERLNLTNGQLKQALSRLVETGILVEQANGTYQLVPDLDTQREFYIDQLMGLPPAGASSPIDGK, encoded by the coding sequence ATGGCACGAGAAAAATTACTGTTGGGGTTTGGCGTGGCCGTGTTCGGTCTGGTCGCAGGGGTGAGTTGGGGGATGGATCGCGATATCCGGCGATCGCTCCTCTCGGGTACTGTGGCCCTAGCCTCCACCTATGCTGGCGGTATGATCGTCCAAGGCGATCGCGAGATCCCATCAGAGGCGATCGCTCCTCAAGCGGCAGCCGATCCACCGACACGCCCCCCTGCTTCCGATGAAGTCGCGGTATTTTGGGATTACGAAAATGTGAAAGTTGCGGCTCAGGGGGTAAAGGCTCCCTTAGCTGAGTCATTAATTAGTTATTCTGAAAGTAAGGGACATCCTCGCTTCAAAATGGTGTATGCCAACTGGCGGCGCGAACGAGAACCGCTGGTGCAGGCACTCTATAGTCTGGGATTTGAACCAATCCATGTTTCCACAGGTAAGGAAAACAGTGTGGATATTAAGCTTACGGTGGACTGTCTCAATACCGCCCATCATTATCCAGAAATCCAGCAATTTATCATTGTCACCGCCGATCGAGACTTCGTGCCCTTGGTCACAGCCCTGCGTACCCTGCGAAAACGCGTGACCTTAATTGGTCGTACCGAAACCGCCAGTGAGCAACTGTTGCTAAGCGCTAACGAATTTATTGATCTAGAAAAGCTATCCGCCGACGGTGCCTATCCAACCCTAGCCGAAACTCCCGAACCCCCTAGCTTGATTTCCTACGCCGATGCGATCGCCTGCCTCACCGAATCCATTAGCCAAGCCCGCGACCAAGGTAAGAGCACCCGCTTTGGCCCCACCGATCTGTTAATGCGGGCCAATTCTCGCTTTTCCTACAGTGGTTTTCAGTCTATTCGCCAAGAGCAGGGAGAACCCTTTTCCAACTTCAGCGCCTTCATTGCCAAGGCGGAAGCGGAGGGCATCGTTAAGGTCTATACCTTGAGTGGCTTCAAGGAGTTGTTTTTGCCCAACGAAGATCCTGAAACCGAGTCAGAATTTAGTAGTGACCTACCCGGTGACCTCGATCGCCATCATTGGGCAATTATTCTAGAACAGGTATGTTTATCCTTCCAAGATGGCCAACCTGGGCCCACCTATGGACGCTTTTTGGTGATTTTCAAATATGTACGTCAAGCGAAAAAAGACGAGCGGCTCAACCTGACCAATGGACAACTGAAACAGGCTCTGAGCCGCTTGGTGGAAACAGGTATTTTAGTGGAGCAGGCCAACGGTACCTATCAACTAGTGCCCGACCTAGATACCCAGCGAGAGTTCTACATCGACCAGTTGATGGGCCTACCACCGGCTGGAGCATCTAGCCCAATAGACGGAAAATGA